In the genome of Thalassophryne amazonica chromosome 6, fThaAma1.1, whole genome shotgun sequence, the window CAAACATGGAAAAACTTTTTCTGCCAACACAAACCATTATCAGATCTCCTTGTCAGAATGTCAGCACATTAATTACATACTGTATTAAACACCTTACACCTCAAGTGATTTTTCAGCTCATTTAAGTCAGTCCTGTGAAACATTGtagacttttttttaactcattcttGTGCTCCGGGGAAACAACCCAACAGTGTGAGAATATGTACTTGTATATAACACAGTACTAatatcaacccagtctcatggcagttcatgggacTGGGTAatgaaagtaaattaatctacggGTTTGTGACAAGGGTACGAAAATGGGGCATTTTTcataatgggagcacaaattcattttgtgacagggtgCACAGAATGTAGGGTGAAGGACGGGGGGTCATACAGTATACACTTACACTATGGTTATGCTTCaaattaggagaaggggaagactcTAAATACAAAAGTGTCACTATGTCACGAAAAGCGGGCGCTTTTCATGAAGGggcatgaaataaaaaaaaaagtgagacgggGCTGACTTTTAAATGAAGTATGATATGTGCAACAAAATACTGCACAAAGTTTTCCTGTTTGTCATAcaacattaaaaacaataaaacattagTCTTACTAAAATACACTTGCTTTTAAATTGCAAGTACAAATTACAAAAACAGTTATTAAGCAGTTGTTTAACACAATATTTATTTCTAgatataaaaataattaataagCAGTTTATCACTTATTATCACATAGTTCTTATCAGTGACTAGCAAAAGGTGGTTATGTAAAAGGACGTTTTGGAGACACAACCTTGATTAGGTGTATAAAAGGTGGATTCTGTGCCTTAGAAGTTCACTCtgaagtgaaacagtaaagtcacCATCGACAATGAAGTGGTTCATGGTTCTGTCTGCCCTGGTGGCTCTCTCTGAATGTACCTATAGGTAAGTCTGAGCTGGATGTTTGAAAAGGAACGTGTTCTTTGATTTGTGTGACATTACCTGAATGTGTAAACAGTACAGACTGAAAGACAGTTTCTGAGAAAAACGGTGCACAAATCTGTATTATAGTGATTCTGTGTTATAGTACTAACATCTTTTCTCATTGGAATTGTaatcacatttttaaaattgtatttaaCAATATTGAATGCTTATCACTTATAATAATTCCATATtgtatgttgtttttgtgttatggCTGCTCCCGATTtttggttcagggtcaccacatagGGATTTAGCagatgttttacaccggatgctcttgtATACATTATTTAATTGATCTATTTCATTACTATATTTTATCAACTAATACCTAGAATGTTATTATTACTTTCATTTATTAACTGTCTTTAATGCTGTTACTTAGCTGGAAACACATGCAAAAGCAACGTTAGCAAAGCTGATTGAAATAAATTGATTTTATATTCTTGTGCTCTGCAGAATTCCGTTGATCAAGGGTAAGACTGCCAGAGAGAGCCTGCAGGAGAAAGGTCTGTGGGATCATTTCAGGAGGACACATCCATACAAACCACTCAGCAAATTCATCCAGGATGGGACTGAGTCTATGACCAACGATGCTGACGTAAGTCCAGATATAATTAAAGTTCCCCGGGTATAAGCACAGGCCCAGTGTAGGATGTATTAACTCTCATCTGATCATATTCACTACATACCATATTtgtcacacacacagctgagctgTAGATGTAATTAGGaaaacttcatttttttttatatcgtCTCAACATCTGTGACTGTtgttaaaacacaacaaaacttgTACAGTTCGTCTTGTCCCACTGGATCTGTCACATAGTTGATGATAATGTTTCACATCAATGCTTCTTCTGTCTGTCCTCCTAGTTGTCCTACTTTGGCGTGATCTCCATTGGTAACCCTCCACAGTCCTTCTCCGTCATCTTTGACACAGGATCCTCCAACTTGTGGGTGCCTTCTGTCTACTGCAGCGACCAGGCCTGCGGTGAGTCATTTGAATGATGACATTATTTTTAGTTGTTGGATAATCAAATTGACAGCACCATAAagtagagaaagaaacaaaatggAGAGCCACTTTGGAAGATAGAGGACTTAAAATTATAAACAGAAGCCATAATATCTGAGGTTTAGCAAAAGTCAAGATTCAGATGTTCACCAAGGTCCCGTGTTcatattacattttattttcctgacaaaaaaTGCCATGAGAGCACCCAGAAATGCTTCAACTCAGCAGTTTAACTGCTTTCGGTGGGGGGTATTGCATTTGGGATTTGTTTATTTGACAACAATATACAGCTAAAATAAGCTTATAAAGTATAGTGATTATGAAGTACTCACCCTTAGCAGGTACATagtgtctgtccaatctgctgtcaGAGATGAGTTTTTATTTCTATTGTGATAGGTTTTGATGGACACATGAAGCTGGCTGTAGACAGCAAAAATAAACCTTTTCTAATGGTTGCCTCAAAAGGTGCatcagtgatgtcacagtgtcaTTCAGCTTCAAGTGAATATGACTTGCTTGAGGTTTGCAGCTAGACCCATGCTCCCTCCCccaccgccacacacacacacacacacacacacacacacacacacacacacacacacacacacacacacacacacacacacacacacacacacacacacacacacacacacacacacacacacacacacacacacacacacacacacacttctccccCCAGGAAAAATTTACAGAACTCTACAGCCTTTTTCTTGCATTCTTTGGCAAAACAGCTTACTCTAGTCATCAGTTTTAATGGCCATTTTTTAAAACGCTGGAAATGTTttaattctgcatgcagcagctttcatcaatcagcctttgtttatTCAGTCATTAAAGGTTAAATCACACATGTAGATCAACCATGGGGTAAATTATTCTTGCCTTTAAAAACACATTGAATGAAAATGGCTTCGCTTTTCAGAAAACCACAAGAGATTCAATCCACAACAGTCTTCTACCTTCAAATGGGGCCAGCAGTCTCTGCAAATCCAATATGGTACAGGCTATATGCAAGGATATCTGGGGAGTGACAACGTAGAGGTAACAAACACTCTTGGAAACAAAGAACATTGGCACCAGCATTTGTTGAAATGTGAGTTCCAGCTGTCTTGTGTCTCTAGGTGGGCGGCCTTACTGTGGCCAACCAGGTGTTTGGAATCAGTACGTCAGAAGCTACCTTTATGGCCTACATGCACGCTGATGGCATCCTGGGACTGGCCTTCCAGTCCATTGCTGCAGATAATGTGGTTCCTGTTTTTGACAATATGGTCAAGCAGGGTCTGGTGCCCCAGTCTCTTTTCTCAGTCTACCTAAGCAGGTATTGAAATAGAACAAAACATTTTTGGggtgttggttttatttttcatgaCAGTAAAATAATTTACAAATCTTTGTGTGCCATAGTAACAGTGAGCAGGGCAGTGAGATTGTCTTTGGGGGGATTGACAGCAGCCACTACACCGGACAAATCACCTGGCTCCCTTTGACCTCTGCCACTTACTATCAGGTCCAAATGGACAGGTACCAAGAAAACCATTTGAACTTCAGCAGAATGGTAACCACAACTATGTCACAAAGTGTCACAAAAAGTCCTGATGCCACTGTTTCCACATTCTATCATTCCATTCTACAGTGTCACTATCAACGGACAGATTGTGGCATGTTCTGGAGGCTGTCAGGCCATCATTGACACCGGTACCTCCCTGATTGTTGGCCCAAACACGGAAATCAACAACATGAACTCTTGGGTTGGAGCAGCAATGAATCAATATGGAGAAGTGAGTCATATAATATATCAAGTAATTATTAAATATCTGCAGCTCCAACTTCCAGGAAAAAACAACTTAGTTGACAGAAAAACCAATACCAATGCTCTCAGACAAAATGAATTAAGagaattttcatatatatatatatatatatatatatatatcaaactgGTGTTGCCTGGCAATCCTCCATTCTGTGTGTGATATTATTCAGGCTACAGTGAACTGCCAGAGCATCCAGACCATGCCTGAAGTGACCTTCACTCTCAATGGACAGGCCTTCACTATACCAGCATATGTCTACGTCTCTGAGGTTAGTTATTTTAATATTTACCCTTTTAATTATATGTAATAGCTCGGTTGATCACTTAAAACACACAGTGCCTGAATTATTAAATGCTTGCAAGTGTATAAATGTGCGCAGTAATGGTGCACACTGAGTATTGCATCTTTCCAATGTGTAAAATAGTGCAGTGTCATTTGAcatgtttgccttcatgaatG includes:
- the LOC117512269 gene encoding pepsin A-like, which produces MKWFMVLSALVALSECTYRIPLIKGKTARESLQEKGLWDHFRRTHPYKPLSKFIQDGTESMTNDADLSYFGVISIGNPPQSFSVIFDTGSSNLWVPSVYCSDQACENHKRFNPQQSSTFKWGQQSLQIQYGTGYMQGYLGSDNVEVGGLTVANQVFGISTSEATFMAYMHADGILGLAFQSIAADNVVPVFDNMVKQGLVPQSLFSVYLSSNSEQGSEIVFGGIDSSHYTGQITWLPLTSATYYQVQMDSVTINGQIVACSGGCQAIIDTGTSLIVGPNTEINNMNSWVGAAMNQYGEATVNCQSIQTMPEVTFTLNGQAFTIPAYVYVSENYQTCQTGFGQGGSSQLWILGDVFIRQFYAIFDTQNKKVGLANIA